The proteins below are encoded in one region of Paenibacillus sp.:
- a CDS encoding transketolase, with the protein MANTELKRKAIQTRKELLKMIHRAKTGHTGGSLSNTDILTALYYKIMNIDPLNPKAENRDRFIASKGHSVESLWCILADKGFFPKEELLTYSEFGTRLIGHPNNKVPGIEMNTGALGHGLAISVGMALAAKRDGKPYRVYCLMGDGEQAEGSVWEAAMAGAHYKLDNLIGIVDRNRLQISGTTEEVMGLEPLEDKWAAFGWHVVSIDGNDMDALVRAFEATPEAKGKPTLIMANTVKGKGISFMENSAKWHHHVPSDDDLSKALAELDAQEAQLMSEGQVR; encoded by the coding sequence ATGGCGAATACGGAATTAAAGCGGAAAGCGATCCAGACGCGGAAAGAGCTGCTCAAGATGATTCACCGGGCGAAAACGGGACACACGGGCGGTTCGCTCAGCAACACGGACATTTTAACGGCGTTATACTACAAAATTATGAATATCGATCCGCTGAATCCGAAGGCCGAGAACCGCGACCGATTTATCGCGAGCAAAGGGCACTCCGTCGAGTCGCTCTGGTGCATTTTGGCCGATAAAGGGTTTTTCCCGAAAGAAGAACTGCTGACATACAGCGAATTCGGAACGCGGCTCATCGGGCATCCGAACAACAAAGTGCCTGGGATCGAGATGAATACGGGAGCGCTCGGGCACGGGCTCGCCATCTCCGTGGGGATGGCGCTCGCGGCGAAGCGGGACGGCAAGCCGTACCGCGTGTATTGCTTGATGGGCGACGGCGAGCAGGCGGAAGGCTCCGTCTGGGAGGCGGCGATGGCCGGCGCGCATTACAAGCTCGATAATTTGATCGGCATCGTCGATCGGAACCGGCTGCAAATCAGCGGCACGACCGAGGAAGTGATGGGGCTCGAGCCGCTGGAGGACAAATGGGCCGCGTTCGGCTGGCACGTCGTGTCGATCGACGGGAACGACATGGACGCACTCGTCCGCGCGTTCGAGGCGACGCCGGAAGCGAAAGGCAAGCCGACGCTCATTATGGCGAATACCGTTAAAGGCAAAGGCATCTCGTTCATGGAAAATTCGGCGAAATGGCATCATCATGTGCCGAGCGACGACGACCTCTCGAAGGCGCTCGCGGAGCTCGACGCGCAGGAAGCGCAATTGATGTCGGAAGGGCAGGTGCGGTAA
- a CDS encoding L-fucose/L-arabinose isomerase family protein, with amino-acid sequence MKKLKLGYAPTRRFVFSAEDAYKYKVMIREKIDSFGLDIDIVDLEGLNSEGLLYDDHINAEQIADRFKKEGVDAVFFPHCNFGTEDTVARVGKALGKPVLLWGPRDEAPLEDGMRLRDTQCGLFATGKVLRRFNVPFTYIPNSRVNDPVFERGFVNFAAAANVVRQFRNLRILQIGPRPASFWTMICNEGELLERFGIEIHPITLVDIQRASKQIEKGNSSELTAAIDYIKEKLDWSEVTEEDVRRIASLKVAMKQYAVKTGSTAIAIQCWSSLQDAMGIMPCLANAILTDEQIPVTCETDIHGAITSVMVQAATMNQAPTFFADLTIRHPENPNGELLFHCGNFPVSLSVENKPKLRKHFLFDSHAPGTHEGEIKGGDMTLARFDGDHGEYQLFLGKARGIQGPYTRGSYVWVEVNDWPLWEEKLVKGPYVHHSVGIHANAIPALYEACNYIPGLKPDPVDPTEQEIQAWLRGAGL; translated from the coding sequence CGCTTACAAGTACAAGGTGATGATCCGCGAGAAAATCGATAGTTTCGGCCTCGATATCGATATCGTCGATTTGGAAGGATTGAATTCCGAAGGGCTGCTGTACGACGACCACATCAACGCCGAGCAAATCGCCGACCGGTTCAAGAAGGAAGGCGTCGACGCGGTATTTTTCCCGCACTGCAATTTCGGGACGGAAGATACGGTCGCGCGGGTCGGCAAAGCGCTCGGGAAACCGGTGCTGCTGTGGGGACCGCGGGACGAAGCGCCGCTCGAGGACGGCATGCGGCTGCGCGACACGCAATGCGGCTTGTTCGCGACGGGCAAAGTGCTTCGCCGGTTTAACGTTCCGTTCACGTATATCCCGAACAGCCGCGTGAACGATCCGGTGTTCGAGCGCGGGTTCGTCAACTTCGCCGCGGCGGCGAACGTCGTGCGCCAGTTCCGGAACCTTCGCATCCTTCAGATCGGCCCTCGGCCGGCTTCCTTCTGGACGATGATATGCAACGAAGGCGAATTGCTCGAGAGGTTCGGCATCGAAATTCATCCGATTACGCTTGTGGACATCCAAAGAGCGTCGAAGCAGATCGAGAAAGGGAACAGCTCGGAGCTGACGGCCGCCATCGACTACATCAAGGAAAAGCTCGATTGGTCCGAGGTGACGGAAGAAGACGTAAGGCGGATCGCTTCGCTCAAAGTCGCGATGAAGCAATACGCCGTCAAGACGGGCAGCACGGCGATCGCGATCCAATGCTGGTCATCGCTCCAAGACGCGATGGGCATTATGCCTTGCCTCGCGAACGCGATTTTGACGGACGAGCAAATTCCGGTCACTTGCGAGACGGACATCCACGGCGCGATCACCTCCGTCATGGTGCAGGCCGCGACGATGAACCAAGCGCCGACGTTCTTCGCCGACCTGACGATCCGCCATCCGGAAAACCCGAACGGAGAGCTGCTGTTCCATTGCGGCAACTTCCCGGTGTCGTTGTCGGTCGAGAACAAACCGAAGCTGAGAAAGCACTTCTTGTTCGACTCCCACGCGCCGGGCACGCACGAAGGCGAAATCAAGGGCGGCGACATGACGCTCGCGCGCTTCGACGGCGATCACGGCGAATACCAGCTGTTCCTCGGCAAAGCGCGCGGCATTCAAGGACCGTACACGCGCGGATCGTACGTGTGGGTCGAGGTGAACGATTGGCCGCTGTGGGAAGAGAAGCTGGTCAAAGGGCCGTACGTGCATCACTCCGTCGGCATCCATGCCAACGCGATTCCGGCGCTATACGAAGCTTGCAATTACATTCCAGGCTTGAAGCCGGATCCGGTCGATCCGACCGAGCAGGAAATTCAAGCGTGGCTCCGCGGCGCCGGGTTATAA